The following proteins are co-located in the Microbacterium sp. SORGH_AS_0888 genome:
- a CDS encoding acyl-CoA dehydrogenase family protein, which produces MERDIYDDDHEAFRDVVIEFIKRYGTNEKREKWDADGEIDRATMLAAGEAGILGLSVPEEFGGAGMLQDYRFRAVVNEETIKAGLGSLAGALGIQDDLAVPYLAHFGTQEQKEKWLPGMATGEVIGALAMTEPGAGSDLRGVKTTAKKVDGGWVVNGAKTFISSGKTADLVVTFVKTGEGNRPDAFSLLLIENGMDGFEHGKKLNKIGFHGHDTAELSFSDVFVPDENLIGGEPGHGFVQLMRNLPLERLSIGVAAAAASEAGLRWTLDYTASREAFGQPVIDFQNTRFTLADIATTVDVLWAYVDRAITLYGQKKLTPEEAAKVKFWSTEREWEILDKCLQLHGGYGYIMEYPIARAFADARVHRIYGGSNEIMREIVARQVTGRR; this is translated from the coding sequence ATGGAGCGCGACATCTACGACGACGATCACGAGGCGTTCCGCGACGTCGTCATCGAGTTCATCAAGCGCTACGGCACGAACGAGAAGCGCGAGAAGTGGGACGCCGACGGCGAGATCGACCGCGCCACCATGCTCGCCGCGGGAGAGGCGGGGATCCTCGGGCTCTCGGTGCCGGAGGAGTTCGGCGGTGCCGGGATGCTGCAGGACTACCGCTTCCGAGCCGTCGTCAACGAGGAGACCATCAAGGCCGGGCTCGGCTCCCTCGCAGGTGCCCTCGGCATCCAGGACGACCTCGCCGTCCCCTACCTCGCGCACTTCGGCACGCAGGAGCAGAAGGAGAAGTGGCTGCCCGGCATGGCCACCGGCGAGGTGATCGGAGCGCTGGCCATGACCGAGCCGGGCGCCGGAAGCGACCTGCGGGGCGTCAAGACGACGGCGAAGAAGGTCGACGGCGGCTGGGTCGTCAACGGCGCCAAGACCTTCATCTCCTCCGGCAAGACGGCCGATCTGGTCGTGACCTTCGTCAAGACCGGCGAGGGCAACCGCCCCGACGCCTTCAGCCTGCTGCTCATCGAGAACGGCATGGACGGGTTCGAGCACGGGAAGAAGCTCAACAAGATCGGCTTCCACGGGCACGACACGGCGGAGCTCAGCTTCAGCGACGTCTTCGTGCCCGATGAGAACCTGATCGGCGGCGAGCCGGGTCACGGCTTCGTGCAGCTCATGCGCAACCTGCCGCTCGAGCGCCTCTCGATCGGCGTCGCAGCCGCGGCGGCCTCGGAGGCGGGCCTGAGGTGGACCCTCGACTACACGGCCAGCCGCGAGGCGTTCGGCCAGCCCGTCATCGACTTCCAGAACACGCGATTCACGCTCGCCGACATCGCCACCACGGTCGATGTGCTGTGGGCCTACGTCGACCGCGCGATCACGCTGTACGGCCAGAAGAAGCTCACGCCCGAGGAGGCCGCGAAGGTCAAGTTCTGGTCGACCGAGCGCGAGTGGGAGATCCTCGACAAGTGCCTGCAGCTGCACGGCGGCTACGGGTACATCATGGAGTACCCGATCGCGCGGGCGTTCGCCGACGCGCGCGTGCACCGGATCTACGGCGGGTCGAACGAGATCATGCGCGAGATCGTCGCGCGGCAGGTCACCGGCCGCCGGTGA
- a CDS encoding pirin family protein, which yields MTRLDAEPEEAVAEEPSPPAGPRSLLLEARDVPLGGVRAMEVHRSLPQRDLPTVGAWCFLDRFGPQRARMRVEPHPHIGLQTVTWPIVGEVRHRDAVGSDVVIARSQLNLMTSGAGISHSEYSVGEGEVPLDALQLWVALPESRRHGGPAFERHERLPEIALPTRDGPDAVATVVMGELAGVSSPATAYTPIVGAELRIPQGAVVTVPLHEEWEYALAGVHGHGALALDGGAEPSVRPEQLLYLGTQRARIEIAAPDADTTLFLLGGEPFEDDIVMWWNFVGRSHDEILAARDEWEAGSPRFGHVVGHGDERIPAPPLPHVRLTRRRRRL from the coding sequence GTGACCCGGCTCGACGCGGAGCCCGAGGAGGCGGTCGCGGAGGAGCCGTCGCCGCCCGCGGGGCCCCGGTCCCTGCTCCTGGAGGCGCGCGACGTGCCCCTCGGCGGCGTGCGTGCGATGGAGGTGCACCGCAGCCTCCCGCAACGCGACCTGCCCACCGTGGGCGCGTGGTGCTTCCTCGACCGGTTCGGGCCGCAACGCGCGCGGATGCGGGTCGAGCCGCATCCGCACATCGGCCTGCAGACCGTGACCTGGCCGATCGTGGGCGAGGTGCGCCACCGCGATGCGGTCGGCAGCGATGTCGTCATCGCCCGCAGCCAGCTGAACCTCATGACCAGCGGCGCCGGGATCTCGCACTCCGAGTACTCGGTCGGCGAGGGCGAGGTGCCGCTGGACGCGCTGCAGCTGTGGGTCGCGCTGCCCGAGTCGCGCCGGCACGGTGGGCCGGCCTTCGAACGGCACGAGCGGCTGCCCGAGATCGCGCTGCCGACCCGCGATGGCCCGGACGCCGTGGCCACGGTCGTGATGGGGGAGCTCGCCGGGGTGAGCTCCCCCGCGACCGCCTACACGCCCATCGTCGGCGCGGAGCTCCGCATCCCCCAGGGGGCGGTGGTCACCGTGCCCCTGCACGAGGAGTGGGAGTACGCGCTGGCGGGCGTCCACGGGCACGGCGCCCTCGCGCTGGACGGCGGGGCGGAGCCATCCGTGCGCCCGGAGCAGCTGCTCTACCTCGGCACGCAGCGCGCCCGGATCGAGATCGCGGCGCCGGACGCGGACACGACGCTGTTCCTGCTCGGCGGGGAGCCCTTCGAGGACGACATCGTGATGTGGTGGAACTTCGTGGGACGCTCGCACGACGAGATCCTCGCGGCCCGCGACGAGTGGGAGGCGGGTTCGCCGCGGTTCGGGCACGTGGTCGGGCACGGCGACGAGCGCATCCCGGCGCCGCCGCTCCCGCACGTGCGGCTCACGCGGCGCCGACGGCGACTGTAG
- a CDS encoding ECF transporter S component has product MRNASTAYLLTCAAIGVATGLLTVPATAFSTALAPIAPPVAALAYGAWSIGFVVALRLLERPGAGVLTGLLSGLVAMPLSATGPAIVVTNVLYALLLELPFLLALYRRWHTWMYYAGTAVVATLYAVWSVTAADMQSFAPWMLAAFVVVAIASPLVGTWLGILIADRLTRAGVARTARRRRAGTAAG; this is encoded by the coding sequence ATGAGGAACGCCTCGACCGCCTACCTGCTGACCTGCGCGGCGATCGGCGTCGCCACGGGCCTGCTGACCGTGCCCGCGACCGCGTTCTCGACCGCGCTCGCTCCGATCGCTCCGCCCGTGGCGGCGCTCGCCTACGGCGCCTGGTCGATCGGGTTCGTTGTGGCGTTGCGGCTCCTCGAGCGCCCGGGGGCGGGCGTGCTCACCGGCCTCCTCTCGGGGCTCGTGGCCATGCCGCTGTCGGCGACCGGCCCCGCGATCGTGGTGACGAACGTGCTCTACGCGCTGCTGCTGGAGCTGCCGTTCCTCCTCGCGCTCTACCGCCGCTGGCACACGTGGATGTACTACGCCGGCACCGCGGTCGTCGCGACGCTCTACGCCGTGTGGTCGGTGACCGCGGCTGACATGCAGTCCTTCGCGCCGTGGATGCTGGCGGCCTTCGTCGTCGTGGCGATCGCCTCCCCGCTTGTGGGCACGTGGCTCGGCATCCTCATCGCGGACCGGCTGACGCGGGCGGGTGTGGCCCGCACGGCCCGTCGCCGGCGGGCGGGCACCGCCGCCGGCTGA
- a CDS encoding GNAT family N-acetyltransferase produces the protein MSEPLENVTVTRNDEAGRYEIHVGDVLAGFTVFEPDGAGRLVFPHTSIDNAFAGHGLGSVLVAAALTDVAARGETIVPLCPFVVKHLRSHEVPGLTVEWPEPRATEGFAE, from the coding sequence ATGAGCGAGCCGCTCGAGAACGTCACCGTCACCCGCAACGACGAGGCCGGACGCTACGAGATCCACGTCGGCGACGTCCTCGCCGGGTTCACCGTGTTCGAGCCGGACGGCGCGGGACGCCTCGTCTTCCCGCACACCTCGATCGACAACGCGTTCGCGGGACACGGGCTCGGCTCGGTCCTCGTGGCGGCGGCGCTGACGGATGTCGCGGCCCGTGGCGAGACCATCGTGCCGCTGTGCCCGTTCGTCGTGAAGCACCTGCGGAGCCACGAGGTGCCGGGGCTGACGGTCGAGTGGCCGGAGCCGCGCGCGACCGAGGGGTTCGCGGAGTGA
- a CDS encoding ECF transporter S component, with protein MARTSVLSTRVLLTCAAIGVATGLLGGLAGWITYPVLAVAAPLYGFVLGVHVLPGIIAQEVLRLPWVALLTHVLAALVASAIGPQWTLRFLGTAILFGGIQEVIAALTRYRSWAAWRFFVSGAVIGLVIAVAVFFAAHIGGMPLWAQILYLVLSVVAPVLWTAVGLGVGTGLRRAGITRVRR; from the coding sequence GTGGCCCGAACCTCCGTCCTCTCGACGCGCGTCCTGCTGACGTGCGCCGCGATCGGCGTCGCGACGGGCCTGCTCGGCGGCCTCGCCGGCTGGATCACCTACCCGGTGCTCGCCGTGGCCGCCCCGCTCTACGGCTTCGTGCTGGGCGTGCACGTCCTCCCCGGCATCATCGCGCAGGAGGTCCTCCGCCTGCCGTGGGTGGCGCTGCTCACGCATGTGCTCGCCGCGCTCGTCGCCAGCGCGATCGGACCGCAGTGGACGCTCCGGTTCCTGGGCACGGCGATCCTGTTCGGCGGCATCCAGGAGGTCATCGCAGCGCTGACCCGGTACCGCTCGTGGGCGGCGTGGCGGTTCTTCGTCTCGGGCGCGGTCATCGGGCTCGTGATCGCCGTCGCCGTCTTCTTCGCCGCCCACATCGGGGGCATGCCGCTGTGGGCCCAGATCCTCTACCTGGTGCTCTCCGTCGTCGCCCCCGTCCTCTGGACCGCGGTCGGGCTGGGCGTGGGCACGGGCCTGCGCCGGGCGGGCATCACCCGCGTGCGGCGCTGA
- a CDS encoding energy-coupling factor transporter transmembrane protein EcfT, whose amino-acid sequence MSLAIDPFAPAPPATAVRFLYRLNPLSKLAAVIPATIALVFVRDLATPIAFLVLSYVTLLIGVRMSARLSGVLLGAIPGGILLIGCGFSLWVDASRVADTSAVLRLGDWTLYAGALSLGFATALRLGAIIALALVAGMSTAGPDLARSLVQQLRVPYRVGYTALAAFRFVPRFAYELEVIRQAHRVRGAHAGRTPWAAAARGFGYVVPLLAGAIRHAERVAMAMDARAFGAYPTRTERHLVPFRARDVVFIVLAWAASAAVFALTAPGNAPL is encoded by the coding sequence ATGAGTCTCGCGATCGACCCCTTCGCCCCCGCGCCGCCCGCGACCGCGGTGCGGTTCCTGTACCGGCTCAATCCGCTGTCGAAGCTCGCCGCCGTGATCCCGGCGACCATCGCGCTCGTGTTCGTGCGCGATCTGGCCACGCCGATCGCCTTCCTCGTCCTCTCCTACGTCACGCTTCTGATCGGCGTCCGGATGTCGGCGCGGCTGTCGGGCGTGCTGCTCGGCGCGATCCCCGGCGGGATCCTGCTGATCGGATGCGGCTTCTCGCTCTGGGTGGATGCGAGCCGGGTGGCCGACACGTCCGCCGTCCTCCGCCTCGGCGACTGGACGCTGTACGCCGGCGCGCTCTCCCTCGGGTTCGCGACGGCGCTGCGGCTCGGGGCCATCATCGCGCTCGCCCTGGTCGCGGGGATGAGCACGGCCGGTCCGGACCTCGCGCGGTCGCTCGTGCAGCAGCTGCGCGTGCCCTACCGGGTCGGATACACCGCTCTCGCGGCGTTCCGGTTCGTGCCGCGCTTCGCCTACGAGCTCGAGGTCATCCGCCAGGCGCACCGCGTGCGGGGCGCCCATGCCGGCCGCACCCCCTGGGCCGCAGCCGCACGCGGCTTCGGCTACGTCGTCCCGCTCCTGGCCGGCGCCATCCGGCACGCCGAGCGGGTCGCGATGGCGATGGACGCCCGCGCGTTCGGCGCCTACCCGACCCGCACCGAGCGCCACCTGGTTCCCTTCCGCGCGCGCGACGTCGTGTTCATCGTGCTCGCCTGGGCAGCCTCGGCCGCCGTGTTCGCACTCACCGCCCCCGGGAACGCCCCGCTCTGA
- a CDS encoding ABC transporter ATP-binding protein, with translation MSSPAATAAPAPTPAPLARLERVSITHEDAPEATPKGVSFEIARGEVVLLLGPSGSGKSTLALALDGLIPHSVPAAVAGRIEVSGVDTATTTVARLSTHVGMVFQDPDAQLVTGTVLDEVAFGPENLRLPVDEVLRRAEAALRRVGLWERRHENPDRLSGGGRQRLAIAAALALGSPLLVLDEPTANLDPAGIEDVYAALADLVAAGDHGILLVEHNLDAAIGFVDRVVVLDGEGRLVADGPAEQTLRERAGELHDLGVWLPTATLAALRLHRAGYRLDPLPLTPDQLHAALVAHPPLADGAPPPRADHGRTAPGVRVAHLTLRRGRTTVLHDVSLEVPAGSFTAIVGANGAGKTSLLQAIAGVVPPPRGTVHLGEVDVARADPRSLPSRIGFVFQNPEHQFVAHTVFDEVAQGLRRQRLDEAEVRERTVALLDRFGLAEMGERHPFLLSGGQKRRLSVGTALVAGAPVVALDEPTFGQDRARAEELLRLLQDLNDEGTTVLVVTHDMQLVSEHADRTVVLESGRVAAAGRTGEVFADVALIERAGLRLPPLRRALGGLSQHPSLASATRLADLPGADLAAPHSPGTPG, from the coding sequence GTGTCCTCCCCCGCCGCCACCGCCGCGCCCGCTCCCACGCCGGCGCCGCTCGCCCGGCTCGAACGCGTCTCCATCACGCACGAGGATGCGCCGGAGGCGACCCCGAAGGGGGTGTCGTTCGAGATCGCGCGAGGCGAGGTCGTGCTGCTGCTCGGCCCGAGCGGCTCCGGGAAGTCGACGCTCGCGCTGGCACTCGACGGCCTCATCCCGCACTCCGTGCCCGCCGCGGTCGCGGGTCGCATCGAGGTCTCGGGAGTGGACACCGCGACGACCACGGTCGCTCGGCTGAGCACGCACGTGGGGATGGTCTTCCAGGATCCGGATGCGCAGCTCGTCACCGGGACCGTGCTCGACGAGGTCGCCTTCGGCCCGGAGAACCTGCGGCTCCCGGTCGACGAGGTGCTGCGCCGCGCCGAGGCTGCCCTGCGCCGGGTCGGACTGTGGGAGCGGCGGCACGAGAACCCCGACCGGCTCTCGGGCGGCGGCCGCCAACGCCTCGCGATCGCCGCGGCCCTGGCGCTCGGCTCGCCTCTGCTCGTGCTCGACGAGCCCACGGCCAACCTCGACCCCGCCGGCATCGAGGACGTCTACGCGGCCCTCGCCGACCTCGTCGCCGCCGGCGATCACGGCATCCTGCTGGTCGAGCACAACCTCGACGCCGCCATCGGGTTCGTCGACCGGGTCGTGGTGCTCGACGGCGAGGGGCGGCTCGTGGCGGACGGCCCGGCCGAGCAGACGCTCCGCGAGCGCGCCGGGGAGCTGCACGACCTGGGCGTCTGGCTGCCGACGGCGACGCTCGCCGCACTCCGACTGCACCGCGCCGGCTACCGGCTCGACCCCCTTCCCCTCACGCCCGATCAGCTGCATGCGGCGCTCGTGGCGCATCCCCCGCTGGCGGATGGCGCGCCCCCGCCTCGCGCAGACCACGGCCGAACCGCTCCCGGCGTGCGGGTCGCGCACCTCACGCTCCGCCGCGGCCGGACCACCGTGCTGCACGACGTCTCGCTGGAGGTGCCCGCGGGCTCGTTCACCGCGATCGTCGGCGCCAACGGAGCCGGGAAGACGAGCCTGCTGCAGGCCATCGCGGGGGTCGTGCCGCCGCCGCGCGGCACGGTGCACCTCGGCGAGGTCGATGTCGCGCGCGCCGATCCGCGCTCGCTCCCCTCCCGCATCGGCTTCGTGTTCCAGAACCCGGAGCATCAGTTCGTCGCGCACACCGTGTTCGACGAGGTCGCGCAGGGCCTGCGCCGGCAGCGGCTCGACGAGGCCGAGGTGCGCGAGCGGACCGTCGCGCTGCTCGATCGGTTCGGTCTGGCGGAGATGGGCGAGCGGCATCCGTTCCTCCTCTCCGGCGGCCAGAAGCGACGCCTCTCGGTCGGGACGGCGCTCGTGGCCGGCGCGCCCGTGGTGGCGCTCGACGAGCCGACGTTCGGCCAGGACCGCGCCCGCGCCGAGGAGCTGCTGCGGCTGCTGCAGGACCTCAACGACGAGGGCACGACCGTGCTCGTCGTCACGCACGACATGCAGCTGGTCAGCGAGCACGCCGACCGCACCGTGGTGCTGGAGTCCGGACGGGTCGCCGCCGCGGGGCGAACGGGCGAGGTCTTCGCCGATGTGGCGCTCATCGAGCGCGCGGGCCTGCGCCTGCCGCCGCTGCGACGCGCCCTCGGCGGGTTGTCGCAGCATCCTTCACTCGCCTCCGCGACGCGCCTCGCCGACCTCCCCGGCGCCGACCTCGCCGCGCCCCACTCGCCGGGAACGCCGGGATGA
- a CDS encoding siderophore-interacting protein yields the protein MARNSKMVKPEDQRLIRLRVLRTARLSPHWVRVTVGEGEVDAFRPMGYDQWFRLFLPLGGEEGMTRLPAKANTLVGYLKYLRIPAGMRPVMRNYTVRAFRPATTRAGAELDIDFVIHGSERDDTAGPASGWAASAAPGEDIVIIDEGIMFTPERGVDRVVLVGDETALPAISGIAASLPETATGLAIVEVPDAADALEFDRPAGLAVQWVVRGHDAAPGTGALAALREAELPSGGPHAFIAGEQALATGGRRLLVNDRGMDKDAVSFCGYWRMGAASAAARAARTESPA from the coding sequence ATGGCCCGCAACAGCAAGATGGTCAAGCCCGAGGACCAGCGGCTGATCCGGCTGCGCGTGCTGCGCACGGCACGGCTGTCGCCCCACTGGGTGCGCGTCACCGTCGGCGAGGGAGAGGTCGACGCCTTCCGGCCGATGGGGTACGACCAGTGGTTCCGGCTGTTCCTGCCGCTGGGCGGCGAGGAGGGGATGACCCGCCTGCCGGCGAAGGCGAACACGCTCGTCGGGTATCTGAAGTACCTTCGCATCCCGGCCGGGATGCGCCCGGTCATGCGCAACTACACGGTGCGCGCGTTCCGCCCGGCGACGACGCGGGCGGGTGCCGAGCTCGACATCGACTTCGTGATCCATGGCTCGGAGCGCGACGACACGGCCGGGCCCGCCTCGGGATGGGCGGCGAGCGCGGCTCCCGGCGAGGACATCGTGATCATCGACGAGGGGATCATGTTCACCCCCGAGCGGGGCGTCGACCGTGTCGTGCTGGTGGGCGACGAGACGGCCCTGCCCGCGATCTCGGGGATCGCGGCATCCCTGCCGGAGACGGCGACCGGGCTCGCCATCGTCGAGGTCCCGGATGCCGCGGACGCGCTCGAGTTCGACCGTCCCGCGGGGCTGGCGGTGCAGTGGGTCGTCCGCGGGCACGATGCCGCGCCCGGCACGGGCGCGCTCGCCGCGCTGCGGGAGGCGGAGCTGCCCTCGGGCGGGCCGCACGCCTTCATCGCCGGCGAGCAGGCGCTCGCGACGGGCGGTCGCCGCCTGCTCGTGAACGACCGAGGCATGGACAAGGACGCGGTGAGCTTCTGCGGGTACTGGCGGATGGGCGCCGCCTCCGCCGCCGCACGGGCGGCGCGGACGGAGAGCCCGGCATGA